The following is a genomic window from Nguyenibacter vanlangensis.
CACGCGGATGCAGGTGCCGCTGCCGGCGCCGCTCGAGGCCAGGGGCGGGCGCATCCGGCTGAAGATCGTCTGGCATTACACGATCCCCGGCGAATGGGGCGGCCGGACCGCCGTGACCCCCACGCGCAACGGCGACATCTATGAAGTGGCGCAATGGTACCCGCGCATGGCCGTCTATGACGATCTCCGCGGCTGGGATACCGCGCCCTATCTGGGCCAGGAATTCTATCTGGAATATGGCGACATCGACTACAGCGTCACCGTGCCGTGGAACTTCACCGTCGTGGGGTCCGGCGCGCTGCTGAATCCCGCCGACGTGCTGACCCAGACCGAGCGCGACCGCCTGGCCCAGGCCGCCCGCAGCGACGAACGGGTGATGATCCGCACCCAGGCCGACGTAAGCGATCCCAAGAGCCACCTGGCGCAGAGCGGGACCAGGACCTGGCATTTCCGCATGAACGGCACCCGCGACGTGGTCTTCGCCGCGTCGCCCGCCTTCCTGTGGGACGCGGCGCGGCTGGACCTGCCGCCGCTGGTGGTCGAATCCGGCCATCCGGCGGTGCCGCGCCTGGCGATGTCGGTCTATCCGGTCGAAGGCATCGGGGCCCATCAATGGGACCGGTCGACCGCCTATGTGAAGCATGCGATCGAATATTTCTCGCGCCAATGGTACCCCTATCCCTGGCCGGACGCGATCAACCTGGGCGGCCATGGCGCGGGCATGGAATATCCGGGCATCGTCTTCGACGGCATGCATGACAAGGACCCGGAACTGTTCTGGATCACCACGCACGAACTGGGCCATGGCTGGTTCCCGATGATCGTGGGGTCGAACGAGCGGCGCCATGCCTTCATGGACGAAGGGTTCAACACCTTCATCGACACCTATGCCTCGGACGATTTCAACAACGGGGAATTCGCGCCGAAGCGCGATGCCGAGTTCGCGCCCGCGACCGGCAGGCCGGCGGACGACATCCTGTCCGTGCTGCGCGACCCGGCGGCCCCCCGGCTGATGACGCCGACCGACCTGGTGCCCGAGCGTTATCGCCACCCGGTGACCTATTTCAAGGCGGCCTACGGGCTGAAGCTGCTGCGCGAGCAGATCCTGGGGCCGGAACGGTTCGACCGCGCCTTCCGGCGCTATATCGCGCTGTGGGCCTATCGCCATCCCACGCCGTCGGATTTCTTCCGCCTGATGGACAGCGAGGGCGGCGAGGACCTGTCCTGGTTCTGGCGCGGCTGGTATTTCAATAATTGGGGCCCCGACTATGCCGTGAAATCCGCCGCCGTGACCGGCGAGGGCCCGGCGCGCGGCGTGCTGGTGACGGTGGACAACAAGGGCTGGCTGCCGCTGCCGGTCACGCTGGTGCTGACCTATACCGACGGCACGACCTCGCGCCTGCGCATCCCGACCGAGGCCTGGCAATTGCGCAACGAGATCGAACTGACGATTCCGACCACGCGCACGCCGCAATCGGTGGCGCTGGACC
Proteins encoded in this region:
- a CDS encoding M1 family metallopeptidase translates to MPAVAADDAAPAAPAATSPAPVLPPPDPARIFAPLAYPTPVNAYRSGGGAPGWAYWRNGADYEIKAAIDPANRLLSGSEVITYTNNSPDALDVLWVQLDQNIYRDGSRGGFANPQRHGEHTDGEAIESVSIEQDGKSIPVTPLISDTRMQVPLPAPLEARGGRIRLKIVWHYTIPGEWGGRTAVTPTRNGDIYEVAQWYPRMAVYDDLRGWDTAPYLGQEFYLEYGDIDYSVTVPWNFTVVGSGALLNPADVLTQTERDRLAQAARSDERVMIRTQADVSDPKSHLAQSGTRTWHFRMNGTRDVVFAASPAFLWDAARLDLPPLVVESGHPAVPRLAMSVYPVEGIGAHQWDRSTAYVKHAIEYFSRQWYPYPWPDAINLGGHGAGMEYPGIVFDGMHDKDPELFWITTHELGHGWFPMIVGSNERRHAFMDEGFNTFIDTYASDDFNNGEFAPKRDAEFAPATGRPADDILSVLRDPAAPRLMTPTDLVPERYRHPVTYFKAAYGLKLLREQILGPERFDRAFRRYIALWAYRHPTPSDFFRLMDSEGGEDLSWFWRGWYFNNWGPDYAVKSAAVTGEGPARGVLVTVDNKGWLPLPVTLVLTYTDGTTSRLRIPTEAWQLRNEIELTIPTTRTPQSVALDPGHDIPDLNRADNVLTLAVPPAQPAAAPAAPAAPVASPASSPATPPAPPGH